The Treponema sp. J25 DNA segment TCCAACCTTGCGAGTAAAAAAAGTATTCAATTTATTCTCCCGATCTGGATCAACCCCCCTTATCATCACAAGCTCAGAAATCCCCTCTCGGGTATGTAGAACTCCAAAAAAATTAAAATGGGGAGAGACCGCCTCTACCTCATTCTGGCTTTCCAGCAAAGCAATGAGCTCTTCAAAATGGGGGATCACAAATGCATATGGATCTTGTTCTTTTTGAGCCCAGTATCCTTTTTTTGCAACTTGTATATGGGCATACTGACTTCGTATAAAAGATTCCCGTAATCCCCAATAGTTATATTCGTAGTAACCACCCATTATAAGTATGCTCGCCGTACCAGCTACGATTCCTACCATGGTTAAAAGGCTTCTTCGCTTGTTTCTAAACACATTTCGAAAAGCCAAAGAAAAAATCATAATAAACTCCTTATGCTCGGCTAAATTCAGGGCGCTACCTTCCTAGGAGTACTACAAGGTAACTTGGATACTTAGTTTAAGGCGCTGTTCATAGAGAAAATATTCTGTTCCTCGCCCTCCTATATCTTCTCCCCATGCAAAAGGGACGTCCCATAAAAAGAGAAATTCCACCCCTTCAAAAATCTTAAAACTTAGGTCTACGCGGGAATAAAAGTCTCCTAAAATTCCATACCGTATACTGTACGACCACTTAAGAATATTAAACAAAGAGGAATTGGGTCTTAGATGGAGTGCATAATTCCAAGGACTCATATATGACCATCGCATATGCTGGAGCACAGAACCTCGAACACCTGCCGCAGCAGGGCCCAATATACTATTCGCCGTAGACAAAGTTTGGGTAAGGTTTTCCCATTCTTTTTTATCATAAGCATCGCCAATATACATTACCTCAAAATAAAAAGAGAGATCGATAAGTGGTAAGCTATATAATATTCCTCCCATTGTGCGGATACCATTTTTTCGGGTCATCGTTACCGTAAAATTTGAAGAATCAAGCAGGGGCATCCAATTTTTAGTAGTATAACTTGCCTCACCGTAGGCAAGAAGATCCGTTCCTATCATATAACTTGCCCAGCCACCAGTAGTCCAATCATTATCCCAACTCACAAATAGTCCTATATCAAGGGAACCGGCAAAAAATTGCCCCTGGCTGTAAAAAATTGATGAACCCGGTAAAATTGAGGGGGAGTTCTCTAGGAAAGATTCGGGAACCCAGGGACCTCGCGGAGCATATACGAATTTTATTGAAGATTGCTCGAAGGTAAAAGCACTCCACAGGAGGGTTTTATTTTTTTCTTCCCCGAAAAGCCATTCAAAATAATTAGCAGCTTTAAGCTGTTTTGCTGGCCCAGGAGTCCATGGTAAACTCCCAATTCCCATTGAAAAAAATGCTTCCGGCCATATATAAGTTAATTGCCAGTTTTCTATATCAAAACTATCATTTTCGGTAATCCCATATAGATTTACCCCGATAGTATCGGTATCCATCCCGTTATGCCACCCAAACCATTTTACCCGGGTACCTATTTGAAAGAAAAGGTTTTCTGAAAGAGTGATATCGCCGTAGATAACTTGGAAAAAATGACCACTGGCATACTTTTCATTAAGCTGATTGGCAGGGTTTAAAAAAGCCTCATCCCGAAGCACCTGGAATAGGGCTTCATGACCAAATATGTGTTCAAAATCAATCTTTACCCTTTCATTCTGAGCAAAAAGAGCGCTTCCTCCCCCGCTGATAAGCAAAATTACTATTAATGAAGTGAGCCTATTGTAATAATTATACAGACAGTTCATTTTAGAGCCTTCATCCCCTCCCGGGAGAAATAACGATTCTCCAGGGTTTTTTCTTCAAATTTGTCAAGTTCAATAATGCTTTCTTCTTTATTTAGTTCGTTAACCACTCTAAATTGGGTTAATAAAATTTTGTTATTGATGGTTTTATATTTCTCGTAATAGATGGTTCTCATAAGTGTTCCTGTTGCCGCGTATAATTCGGCTTTTACCGGTCGAGAATCGGCATCATTTAATTCAAGTCTTACCCGGGGGTAACTTATTTCTTTTCCAGGTTGAGCTGCTAATTCAAGAATAATCACTGGTCCATCCTTTTTTCCCTCGAGCACTTTGTATGAATCACTAAACAAAATGCGGGTAATATCTCCTGCCGAGGCTTGACCAAAGAGCATTTGGCGGGCAGAGATCCGAATGGGATCTTGCATTCTTTTATCTAGCAGCCAGAAGCTATTACCATCCATAAAAATTTTTCGGCCTACCAGTTCCGGAGGGGCGGTGTACACACACAAAACCACCGAACGGTCCGTGTTTTTAAGATATACCATCATTGTGGAAGTCTCACCTTTATCAGTAAGACGGTATTCAAAACTAAAACCCTTTTCTGAAAAGAGTCGATATCGATCAGCTTCCTTAAGACTATTTAGCCATGATTCTTGGGAAAAGCCAGGTAGTATCAAAAAAACAAGCATAAAAACACTACACCCCGCCGAAAAAAAGATTTTGTATTTTTTACCCATATTTTCACCTCCTATATTTTTATCTCCTATAGGTTTCTTGTAACGTCTAAGTATTGATTCTCAACTGCTCAATTATCGTAAGTTGTCCAATTTTTCGGGTAACAACAAAGGCCGAAAGTTGTCCCACCATCAGAACTAATACAAAAGCAGAAAGAAGATAGATGGAATTAAAAGAAAATCCTACTTTAATTGCGGTATGAACGGTGGGAGGCGGTGGCAGCTTAATACCACCAGTCCAGTTAATTACGACACCTGTTAAAAGGGACCCTATGGTTCCCAATACAAACCCATACAACGAAAGATATAGAGCCTCGAGGTGGAAAAGAACTTCGAGATGGCTACTTTTTGCTCCAAAGGCACGCATAGTTCCTAGCTCTTGAATTCGTTCTGTAAGAGAAAGGGTAAACGTGGTGGCAATAGAAAAGAAAACGGTCACAAACAGGACAATCATAATAAAACGAAGATTATCCCCATAGATTCTCTGTACCGAAGAGATATATCCCTCTGGAGAGGTATACTCGGTTATTTTAATATTTTTAATTCCCACCTCGTTAAAAATGAACTGAACCTCTTGGATAATATCTGCAAGTTTTGCAGGGTCGTTTATCTGCACATGTACAGAACGTACAGTCCTATAATTAATGCCACCAAGAGCCCGATATGGTAATCTAAGAAAGAAACGATCACTTTCTTCTGAATCAGTAGTAAGGATCTCGCCAATCTCTACAGCAAAACTTTCGTATCCTGAAATGCCGCTTATCCAATCTCCTACTTTAACACCAAGCCCCAAGGCTAATAAGGAACCAATTGAAGCTTTTTGATCATCTTCTCTTTCTTTGATTCCAATATTATTGGGCCATTTCTGCATTACCTGTTCTGCATAAGGATCAATTACTTGTCCAGAGAAAACAGAACTTTGTTCACCAAAACCAATGATTCCTGAAATGGGAGAACGTATCGCAAGTACCCGGACCTCTTTAAGGGATTTTAACTTTGCAATAAGATTTTCCGTTACAAAACCGCTTATTTGATTCTCAGTAAAGCCAGGAGCCTCAATTTTAAAATGCCCCTCTGAACGTATTACACTTTGTTCTAGCGAGTCAAACAGATATTGATACAAGCCCCCTACAAGAATGATGACATAACAGGAAAGAGTTACCACCAAAATAGGCATCATACTTCGTAGGCCCTGACGAAACACATTCCGAGATGCAAGCCGCAGGTCTAACCACGTCATAATGGCATATCCTTATTAGAAACGGTTGTCTCTTTGGTAATTTTCCCATCTTCTATTCTGATAATACGATGGGCCTTTTCCATAATACGAGGATCATGGGTCGAAAATAAAAAAGTAGTTCCCAGTTCAACATTAAGCTTTCGTAAGAGATCCATGATCGATTCTCCCGTGGCATGATCAAGATTAGCAGTTGGTTCATCGGCAAATACGATGGTCGGATTATTGATGAGGGCCCGCGCAATAGCAACCCGCTGACGCTGTCCCCCTGATAACATATTGGGCCGTTTTTCAGCCTGATCCGAAAGGCCTACCAGTTCCAAAAGCTCTTTTGCCCGTTTCCGATTCTGGCGGGATTCAGGATACAACAGGCTGGGGTACTCTACATTTTCCTGTACCGTGAGAACGGGAATCAAATTAAAGGTTTGAAAGATAAAGCCTATTTGGTGGTTACGGATACGTGCAAGCTCCTCGTCTTTCATCTTGTGGAGGTCCTTTCCTGCAAGGGAAACGCTCCCATTCGTTGGCCTATCAAGCCCTGCCCCCAGATGGAGCAGGGTCGATTTTCCACTTCCAGAAGGACCAACAATGGCAGTAAATTCACCTGCCCTAACAGAAAGGGTTACTCCAGAGAGAGCCTCAATAACCGTTTCCCCTAATTTGTATTGTTTATAGACATTTTCATACCGAAGTATTTCGCTTTTCATTTTATCTCCTCAGCAGCTTTTGTAATAACCGTTTGAATTTGGGTATCATGATTTAGTCCTGTTTTTTCAGCTTGCATCCGAGCAGAATCAAGATATGAAAGGCTTTTGTATTCTCTGGCAAGATTTACATAAGCATAAACAAGTTGTTTTAACTCTTCTACAGCAAATATCCATTCTTGGGAAGCAATTTTTTGATTTATCATTTCAATTATACTCTGAACTATTTTATCAGCCCCTAAAATTACTGGAAAATTACTATATGTAATAGCCTGCCATAAATATACCCTTCCTTCATTAGGCCACTTTTCTGTAAGCAGCTCAAATTCATGCATCCCCGCTCGCACATATTTTAATTGAAGGCTTGGAGTTTTAGATTCACCCGCCATTTTGCATAACGCAGTAGCATAATACACCCCTGCCATTACCCGACCAGACAAGAGATCCTTGTTTTGCTCGTAAAGACGTATAACCTGTGCAGCGTTATCCCGTTCAAGCAGTTCAAGCATTAATAAAGATTCAAGGAGCTCCTGATTTTGGGGATCTTTTTGGTATGCTTTTTTTATTTCTTTATACTGCTCACTCTCAGGCTTACTACATCCATTTATTGTTATTACCAATAATACCCCCCAAAAGATTGTACTTA contains these protein-coding regions:
- a CDS encoding FtsX-like permease family protein: MTWLDLRLASRNVFRQGLRSMMPILVVTLSCYVIILVGGLYQYLFDSLEQSVIRSEGHFKIEAPGFTENQISGFVTENLIAKLKSLKEVRVLAIRSPISGIIGFGEQSSVFSGQVIDPYAEQVMQKWPNNIGIKEREDDQKASIGSLLALGLGVKVGDWISGISGYESFAVEIGEILTTDSEESDRFFLRLPYRALGGINYRTVRSVHVQINDPAKLADIIQEVQFIFNEVGIKNIKITEYTSPEGYISSVQRIYGDNLRFIMIVLFVTVFFSIATTFTLSLTERIQELGTMRAFGAKSSHLEVLFHLEALYLSLYGFVLGTIGSLLTGVVINWTGGIKLPPPPTVHTAIKVGFSFNSIYLLSAFVLVLMVGQLSAFVVTRKIGQLTIIEQLRINT
- a CDS encoding ABC transporter ATP-binding protein codes for the protein MKSEILRYENVYKQYKLGETVIEALSGVTLSVRAGEFTAIVGPSGSGKSTLLHLGAGLDRPTNGSVSLAGKDLHKMKDEELARIRNHQIGFIFQTFNLIPVLTVQENVEYPSLLYPESRQNRKRAKELLELVGLSDQAEKRPNMLSGGQRQRVAIARALINNPTIVFADEPTANLDHATGESIMDLLRKLNVELGTTFLFSTHDPRIMEKAHRIIRIEDGKITKETTVSNKDMPL
- a CDS encoding outer membrane lipoprotein-sorting protein, with the protein product MGKKYKIFFSAGCSVFMLVFLILPGFSQESWLNSLKEADRYRLFSEKGFSFEYRLTDKGETSTMMVYLKNTDRSVVLCVYTAPPELVGRKIFMDGNSFWLLDKRMQDPIRISARQMLFGQASAGDITRILFSDSYKVLEGKKDGPVIILELAAQPGKEISYPRVRLELNDADSRPVKAELYAATGTLMRTIYYEKYKTINNKILLTQFRVVNELNKEESIIELDKFEEKTLENRYFSREGMKALK